A stretch of DNA from Gasterosteus aculeatus chromosome 7, fGasAcu3.hap1.1, whole genome shotgun sequence:
ccgcggCCCTCCTCGCCGCCTTCCCCTTCAGCAGGGCGCTGTCGGGGTGCAGCGagtggaggtgcagcagcagcgcgtcCTGAGTCGCCGCCGTGAGGCCGCACTCCTCGCAGACGTACAGCTTGTTGCGCCGCTCCTTGTAGGCGTACTTCTGGGTGACGCTGTGGATCTTCTTCATGTGGGACTCCAGGGAGCAGCGCTGGGTGAAGGCCTTGTCGCAGAGCGTGCACTTGTAGGGCCGGACGCCTGTTTGGAGAacgcgcgcgggggggggggggggcggggggatacAAAGAGTCACGTTCTGGCATCCgttgcgtttgtgtttgtgtgaggatgaaaaaaaagggagagcgCGTAGTCACCTGTGTGCGTGCGGACGTGTCTCTTGAGGTCAAAGGTGTCGTTGAAGCCCTTCCCGCAGAAGCTGCACAGGTGCCTCTTGGTGTCGTTGTGGCACTTGAGATGCCGGTTCAACATGCGCTGGTACGAGAAGGTCTTCTGGCAAACCTGCGACGACGACACAAACGGAAGGTTTGTcaggtggattttttttctgcccCGACCAGAAAAGTTCATTCCtcacaaaatgtaaaactaaaaaGGTGTAATGATCATTTCCAAAgctgaaatgtttatttacaAGTTTACATTATTGCGTCGTGGCGTCACGTCAgctacagaaaataaatataatcaacCAAGTTAATGGACACAAGTGAGGTGGTAGATGATTAAGAAGGTAATAGGCAGACGTACGTGGCACACGTACGCCCCCGTAGGTCCCTTCATCCCCGTCAGCAAACTCTGGCTTTGACCCGTCGATCTGGTCACCATGGAGACCGCTTCCACGGGTTCAGGTGTGGACGGTAAGGCGACCGGCATCTCAGTGGCATGTGGCATGAGGCCCGGcagggaggggatgggggggagagagaggggaggagggggaggaggaggaagaggaggggagtcGCCCGTGGTTATCTGCGGCGGCGGAGAGAAAATGTTGACGTTACAAAAATGAAGTTGTTGTTTTACGTCACAGAACGTGAGcggtaccaaaaaaaaaaaaaaaagctcaaacgCGCTCACCTTCATTTTGGACCGGACGTACGTGGAGCCGGCCTGCGCCCGCCTCCTGACGTCGGTCCTCCCCCCGGCTGAGGGCGCCGGGCTCCGCGGCCGGCCCAGCACGGTGCTGGACGGCAGCTCGGCGCGCGGCTGCGCCTCGCGGGGCGACCGCGTGGTGAGGCAGAGCGGGGTCATCTCGGCGGGGCTGGCTTCGGCCCCCGTCATCAGGACGGAGGACGGGAAGATGGAGACTGGaagggggcgaggaggaggaggaggaggaggaggaggaggaggatgttatTAGAATAACCTTTGATGTTGTGATCTTTGAAATGTGGaatcggaaaaaggttcaagCTAAAAGTCCCGTTCACGTCACGTCATGAGAAGCAGGACGTCTTCTGGCTTTTAGGGGAGTTTAGCGCTTTCAGAAAAGAAATAACGACTCACACGAGAAGGAGTTCAAACACATTTCACCTCAGAGACCAGAAGTCACAAGTCGACCACGTTCCAGCACAACAGGTCGGTTAGCCGCCGTTAGCCGCCGTTAGCACTGCGCCGgtattttgttcaaacaaacaagCTAACCTCATAGTCCACGCATTGAGATAGAAGAGCGTTGTCAGTATAACGGACACGTACGTTCTATAATCGCTAACTGAGGGCATTTTACTacagttttttcagttttttcagcAGCCATTTGGGATTTTCAGCTCGGCCTTGCCGGCGTTCCTTCGGCATTCCATTTAAAACATCCAACTGGAAACTTGGTAAACTAGTTTGGGGAGATTGAGTAACTACTAGCCACTGAAAGCAAAGTCAAGTATTCCCGTTTGACTTGCGTGTGAGTCAACCGGCGTCACCGAAAAACCAAACCGCTGTTCCTTTCATCGCATTCATCATCCTAAAAAAGGTGCTTCTGTGACGACGCGTAACATCCGACCCACTAATGGTCCATGGAAATCTAAACCGAACACACTTTAATTCACTTCAGTTAGTTACCACTTCACAACACTTTGATTCGAAAACGCAGCTTTAAAAACTTCAAATAGACAGAacgggaggagagaaagagaacgagGCACCGGGAGCAATAAAAGCGGATGAGTTTCTCAATGTGCTGCCGATGTGTGTTTGCACAATCTCTCAATTAGCAAACAAGCAGagttaaatatgtgtgtgtgggtgtgggtgtgcacatgtttggccttttgttttgtgctaTTTCCATTGCATGCACTCACatgccccctcacacacacacacacacacacacattcaccacATCACCATTACAGTTGGACTTGCTCGACCAGACGGTCTTGCAGCACCGGCTACGAGCAAACAATCCACCTCCGCAGCCGCGGACgcatgtctgcgtgtgtgcgcgaGGACGACATAACAAAGCGCGGCTCAAAGAGAGACGCAGGTCATAGAAACCTCTTGGGTGCCacggacaggtgtgtgtgcgtgtgcgtgcgtgtgtgtgtgtgcgctaggTGTGGTTCAGCTCGGTGAAGAAGACAACGAATCAGGTGACTGTGCCGGGGCCTCGATCTGATAAAACTCAAATGCAGATGCAAATGAAGCCCCACAGCGAGCTGCACCGATGAGGAGACACAAGCACGGATGTGCAACAGGTAACGGTTCGCTGTGAGGCGGGAAGGAGACGCCACCTTAGAAGGACGACAGGCTGGATTCAGTTTTAAATTAATAGCACTTACTGGCCAAAAGTAGTGACTTATTGCAGTAATCTGTATATTATTCCTAAAATAATGTTCTTATACATAAAAGAAGACACTTTTATGACACTGCTGCTAAAGGTGATTGAAGAATGTCGACAGGTTCCCCGTAGTGATGCAAACGTCCTCAGAAAAGCAATATGCTTTAGTTATTGTGGTCAACACACAACAGGAGCCTT
This window harbors:
- the ovol1a gene encoding putative transcription factor Ovo-like 1a gives rise to the protein MPRTFLVKKSNVSPGKRNWSEVPDHERGDVYVPVSIFPSSVLMTGAEASPAEMTPLCLTTRSPREAQPRAELPSSTVLGRPRSPAPSAGGRTDVRRRAQAGSTYVRSKMKITTGDSPPLPPPPPPPLSLPPIPSLPGLMPHATEMPVALPSTPEPVEAVSMVTRSTGQSQSLLTGMKGPTGAYVCHVCQKTFSYQRMLNRHLKCHNDTKRHLCSFCGKGFNDTFDLKRHVRTHTGVRPYKCTLCDKAFTQRCSLESHMKKIHSVTQKYAYKERRNKLYVCEECGLTAATQDALLLHLHSLHPDSALLKGKAARRAAGGGGGGGGGGSAEGEGSSPGSPQGADSDDTTGSAGQ